Proteins from a single region of Neodiprion virginianus isolate iyNeoVirg1 chromosome 4, iyNeoVirg1.1, whole genome shotgun sequence:
- the LOC124302473 gene encoding RPII140-upstream gene protein isoform X2 has translation MSTESLEETEYGNRSPEMHFAVQATFFGTFVGLVYGGSLNSRMAYINFMERNQATAFTNIFEAKRKLQDTVTISFAKGAYHWAWRIAFFTGSYVLLTTSIAVYRGKSSFLEYVTAGTITGAMYKTMLGPRAMLVGGAVGGVFGGVAGALSLALLKISGTTMEEIRYWQYNWKKSRDKRIQDSKSHVIQQPTDMEMLHDKKVESLEVQEQEVKNNKA, from the exons CGAGTATGGAAACCGAAGTCCTGAAATGCACTTCGCTGTACAAGCAACATTTTTTGGAACGTTTGTTGGACTCGTATATGGAGGCTCACTGAATTCACGTATGgcgtatataaatttcatgGAGAGAAATCAGGCGACAGCATTCACAAACATATTCGAggcgaaaagaaaattgcaagATACTGTTACAATCAGTTTTGCCAAGGGTGCTTATCACTGGGCATGGAGAATCGCCTTTTTCACTGGCTCTTATGT ATTACTGACAACGTCGATCGCAGTTTATCGTGGCAAGTCATCTTTTTTAGAATATGTAACTGCGGGTACTATAACTGGAGCGATGTATAAAACAATGTTGGGTCCGAGAGCAATGCTTGTTGGCGGAGCTGTGGGAGGAGTTTTCGGCGGTGTAGCTGGTGCATTGTCTTTAGCATTGTTAAAAATAAGTGGTACGACGATGGAGGAAATCCGATACTGGCAATACAATTGGAAGAAGAGCAGAGACAA GCGTATTCAGGATTCTAAAAGTCACGTTATCCAGCAGCCAACAGACATGGAAATGTTGCATGACAAAAAAGTGGAAAGTCTAGAGGTGCAAGAGCAAGAGGTTAAGAATAATAAAGCATAG
- the LOC124302473 gene encoding RPII140-upstream gene protein isoform X3, with product MHFAVQATFFGTFVGLVYGGSLNSRMAYINFMERNQATAFTNIFEAKRKLQDTVTISFAKGAYHWAWRIAFFTGSYVLLTTSIAVYRGKSSFLEYVTAGTITGAMYKTMLGPRAMLVGGAVGGVFGGVAGALSLALLKISGTTMEEIRYWQYNWKKSRDKRIQDSKSHVIQQPTDMEMLHDKKVESLEVQEQEVKNNKA from the exons ATGCACTTCGCTGTACAAGCAACATTTTTTGGAACGTTTGTTGGACTCGTATATGGAGGCTCACTGAATTCACGTATGgcgtatataaatttcatgGAGAGAAATCAGGCGACAGCATTCACAAACATATTCGAggcgaaaagaaaattgcaagATACTGTTACAATCAGTTTTGCCAAGGGTGCTTATCACTGGGCATGGAGAATCGCCTTTTTCACTGGCTCTTATGT ATTACTGACAACGTCGATCGCAGTTTATCGTGGCAAGTCATCTTTTTTAGAATATGTAACTGCGGGTACTATAACTGGAGCGATGTATAAAACAATGTTGGGTCCGAGAGCAATGCTTGTTGGCGGAGCTGTGGGAGGAGTTTTCGGCGGTGTAGCTGGTGCATTGTCTTTAGCATTGTTAAAAATAAGTGGTACGACGATGGAGGAAATCCGATACTGGCAATACAATTGGAAGAAGAGCAGAGACAA GCGTATTCAGGATTCTAAAAGTCACGTTATCCAGCAGCCAACAGACATGGAAATGTTGCATGACAAAAAAGTGGAAAGTCTAGAGGTGCAAGAGCAAGAGGTTAAGAATAATAAAGCATAG
- the LOC124302468 gene encoding twinfilin isoform X1, which translates to MSHQTGIKANEALKKLFAKCRDGKIRVLKVSIENEELVPAFSSKAVGKWQDDYDKLIKPLIVENQPTYILYRLDTKSPDSGYDWLFISWSPDTASIRQKMLYASTKATLKQEFGTASFKEELHGTVPEDITLEGYHKHKRNDAAPAPLTTAEEELAEIKKTSVHTDYSVETRQQTLSGVAFPVTEEAKQAINDIGKGITEYVQLKIDLEEEKIHLVMACDVSLDKLPTKVPADSARYHLYNFKHTHEGDYMENIVFIYSMPGYSCSIKERMLYSSCKGPLLDLIQSLGVNIIKKLEIDDGKELTMEFLQEELHPKVNLHRPKFAKPKGPPNRGAKRLTKIQTPETAEQET; encoded by the exons ATGTCACATCAAACGGGAATCAAAG ccaACGAAGCGCTCAAGAAATTATTTGCCAAATGCCGAGATGGAAAGATACGCGTGCTCAAAGTTTCCATCGAAAACG agGAGTTGGTACCTGCCTTTTCTTCCAAGGCTGTCGGGAAATGGCAGGACGACTACGACAAGCTGATAAAACCGTTGATTGTCGAAAACCAGCCAACCTACATCCTTTATCGGCTTGATACAAAATCGCCTGACTCCGGCTATGACTGGTTGTTCATTTCTTGGTCACCCGACACTGCGTCTATAAGGCAAAAGATGCTTTACGCCTCAACGAAGGCTACGCTCAAGCAGGAATTTGGAACGGCTTCCTTCAAGGAAGAATTGCATGGCACAGTCCCTGAGGACATTACGCTAGAAGGATACCATAAGCACAAAAGGAACGACGCTGCTCCCGCGCCCCTGACAACAGCTGAAGAGGAGCTGGCTGAGATCAAGAAAACCTCTGTACACACTGATTACAGTGTTGAAACAAGACAGCAGACTTTGAGCGGTGTCGCTTTTCCTGTTACGGAAGAAGCCAAGCAGGCCATTAACGACATTGGTAAAGGAATTACCGAGTATGTTCAGCTGAAAATCGACCTAGAAGAGGAGAAGATACATTTGGTCATGGCCTGTGATGTCTCATTAGATAAACTGCCAACTAAAGTGCCAGCTGATTCTGCCAGATATCATTTATACAACTTCAAACACACTCACGAGGGTGATTACATGGAGAATATCG TTTTCATATACAGCATGCCCGGGTACAGTTGCAGCATCAAAGAACGAATGCTGTACTCTTCGTGCAAGGGACCCCTTCTAGATCTTATTCAATCGTTGGGAGTCAACATAATCAAAAAG CTTGAGATTGATGATGGAAAGGAACTAACCATGGAATTTTTGCAAGAGGAATTACATCCGAAAGTCAATTTGCACCGACCTAAGTTTGCCAAACCCAAAGGTCCGCCAAACAGAGGTGCTAAACGTTTGACCAAGATTCAAACTCCAGAAACTGCAGAACAAGAAACTTAA
- the LOC124302468 gene encoding twinfilin isoform X2 has protein sequence MSHQTGIKANEALKKLFAKCRDGKIRVLKVSIENEELVPAFSSKAVGKWQDDYDKLIKPLIVENQPTYILYRLDTKSPDSGYDWLFISWSPDTASIRQKMLYASTKATLKQEFGTASFKEELHGTVPEDITLEGYHKHKRNDAAPAPLTTAEEELAEIKKTSVHTDYSVETRQQTLSGVAFPVTEEAKQAINDIGKGITEYVQLKIDLEEEKIHLVMACDVSLDKLPTKVPADSARYHLYNFKHTHEGDYMENIVFIYSMPGYSCSIKERMLYSSCKGPLLDLIQSLGVNIIKKLEVNSGEELADMLEDPPTIKETAATTPATPSTPSAPPQTIPDKKSKPKRSCVLS, from the exons ATGTCACATCAAACGGGAATCAAAG ccaACGAAGCGCTCAAGAAATTATTTGCCAAATGCCGAGATGGAAAGATACGCGTGCTCAAAGTTTCCATCGAAAACG agGAGTTGGTACCTGCCTTTTCTTCCAAGGCTGTCGGGAAATGGCAGGACGACTACGACAAGCTGATAAAACCGTTGATTGTCGAAAACCAGCCAACCTACATCCTTTATCGGCTTGATACAAAATCGCCTGACTCCGGCTATGACTGGTTGTTCATTTCTTGGTCACCCGACACTGCGTCTATAAGGCAAAAGATGCTTTACGCCTCAACGAAGGCTACGCTCAAGCAGGAATTTGGAACGGCTTCCTTCAAGGAAGAATTGCATGGCACAGTCCCTGAGGACATTACGCTAGAAGGATACCATAAGCACAAAAGGAACGACGCTGCTCCCGCGCCCCTGACAACAGCTGAAGAGGAGCTGGCTGAGATCAAGAAAACCTCTGTACACACTGATTACAGTGTTGAAACAAGACAGCAGACTTTGAGCGGTGTCGCTTTTCCTGTTACGGAAGAAGCCAAGCAGGCCATTAACGACATTGGTAAAGGAATTACCGAGTATGTTCAGCTGAAAATCGACCTAGAAGAGGAGAAGATACATTTGGTCATGGCCTGTGATGTCTCATTAGATAAACTGCCAACTAAAGTGCCAGCTGATTCTGCCAGATATCATTTATACAACTTCAAACACACTCACGAGGGTGATTACATGGAGAATATCG TTTTCATATACAGCATGCCCGGGTACAGTTGCAGCATCAAAGAACGAATGCTGTACTCTTCGTGCAAGGGACCCCTTCTAGATCTTATTCAATCGTTGGGAGTCAACATAATCAAAAAG TTGGAAGTAAATAGCGGCGAAGAGTTAGCGGACATGTTGGAAGATCCTCCTACCATAAAAGAAACTGCAGCAACAACTCCTGCCACTCCGTCAACACCTTCTGCCCCTCCACAAACTATACCTGATAAAAAATCTAAACCAAAACGCTCGTGCGTCTTGAGTTAA
- the LOC124302473 gene encoding RPII140-upstream gene protein isoform X1: protein MLNVAGRRIPYLIGIHLPFWQYDIPDKTVQTAKSFNSDAKENETGWDRLRNMYSLDEYGNRSPEMHFAVQATFFGTFVGLVYGGSLNSRMAYINFMERNQATAFTNIFEAKRKLQDTVTISFAKGAYHWAWRIAFFTGSYVLLTTSIAVYRGKSSFLEYVTAGTITGAMYKTMLGPRAMLVGGAVGGVFGGVAGALSLALLKISGTTMEEIRYWQYNWKKSRDKRIQDSKSHVIQQPTDMEMLHDKKVESLEVQEQEVKNNKA, encoded by the exons TATCTGATAGGTATACATTTACCGTTTTGGCAGTATGATATACCCGATAAAACTGTACAAACTGCCAAATCATTTAACTCTGATgcgaaagaaaatgaaaccgGCTGGGATAGGTTAAGAAACATGTACAGTCTCGA CGAGTATGGAAACCGAAGTCCTGAAATGCACTTCGCTGTACAAGCAACATTTTTTGGAACGTTTGTTGGACTCGTATATGGAGGCTCACTGAATTCACGTATGgcgtatataaatttcatgGAGAGAAATCAGGCGACAGCATTCACAAACATATTCGAggcgaaaagaaaattgcaagATACTGTTACAATCAGTTTTGCCAAGGGTGCTTATCACTGGGCATGGAGAATCGCCTTTTTCACTGGCTCTTATGT ATTACTGACAACGTCGATCGCAGTTTATCGTGGCAAGTCATCTTTTTTAGAATATGTAACTGCGGGTACTATAACTGGAGCGATGTATAAAACAATGTTGGGTCCGAGAGCAATGCTTGTTGGCGGAGCTGTGGGAGGAGTTTTCGGCGGTGTAGCTGGTGCATTGTCTTTAGCATTGTTAAAAATAAGTGGTACGACGATGGAGGAAATCCGATACTGGCAATACAATTGGAAGAAGAGCAGAGACAA GCGTATTCAGGATTCTAAAAGTCACGTTATCCAGCAGCCAACAGACATGGAAATGTTGCATGACAAAAAAGTGGAAAGTCTAGAGGTGCAAGAGCAAGAGGTTAAGAATAATAAAGCATAG